Proteins co-encoded in one Spirosoma endbachense genomic window:
- a CDS encoding SHOCT domain-containing protein: MNDDLLSQLERLAKLKDQGVISEEEFLQQKANLFKPTASPIARALAPSPTPTSTGKKSNWKIWLYVFLGFAVVGGISRLFEPEKAPDKNAANVSTSTETTAEAPKSRREVVEGFFSGWDGSHRQLEKAIKESMNDPDSYEHVETRFKDNGSTIYVLTKFRGKNAFGGKIVNYAEGNIDGNDGHLIDWKFVKQ; encoded by the coding sequence ATGAATGACGATCTACTAAGCCAACTGGAGCGTCTGGCTAAACTTAAAGACCAGGGTGTTATTTCCGAAGAGGAGTTTCTGCAACAGAAAGCAAACCTGTTTAAGCCAACGGCCTCACCAATCGCCCGTGCTCTTGCTCCATCGCCGACACCAACCTCAACTGGGAAGAAGTCAAACTGGAAAATTTGGCTTTATGTGTTTTTGGGGTTTGCGGTAGTTGGTGGTATTTCGAGACTATTTGAACCAGAGAAGGCGCCCGACAAAAATGCTGCTAATGTGTCGACTAGTACAGAGACAACGGCTGAGGCTCCCAAGTCTCGTCGAGAAGTCGTTGAAGGCTTCTTTTCAGGCTGGGATGGATCACACCGCCAGCTAGAAAAAGCAATCAAAGAAAGCATGAATGATCCCGACAGTTACGAGCATGTGGAAACACGCTTCAAAGACAATGGGAGCACGATCTATGTCCTGACGAAGTTTCGGGGTAAGAATGCATTTGGGGGTAAAATTGTGAATTATGCAGAAGGTAATATTGACGGGAACGATGGCCATTTGATCGATTGGAAGTTTGTTAAACAATAA
- a CDS encoding N-6 DNA methylase: protein MAKAINALAYKHGTYNVFADFCEMAAISFSNAVDKQQYQGRESRYMEMIKKYSAEELNEFPKLLILLANEMEIAPRDVLGELFHELELHNQHAGQFFTPYGLCEMMAKMTFDKGIQRTIDEKGHMTLQEPACGSGAMVIAFAMAMYSYKINYQHCLHVSAIDIDIRCVHMTYVQFSLLHIPAVVYAGNTLTMEMRESWYTPAHIMGGWDWRLRSTAKPVPEAAILPIKTETVCIDTTPKESPKTARKVANAGQLTLF, encoded by the coding sequence ATGGCTAAGGCGATTAATGCCCTGGCATATAAGCACGGTACGTATAATGTCTTTGCTGACTTCTGCGAAATGGCCGCTATATCCTTTTCCAATGCAGTTGATAAGCAGCAGTACCAGGGTCGAGAGTCCCGGTATATGGAAATGATCAAGAAGTATTCGGCAGAGGAGCTCAACGAATTTCCAAAGCTGTTGATCCTGCTAGCCAATGAAATGGAGATAGCTCCGAGAGATGTACTTGGCGAATTATTCCATGAACTGGAGCTTCACAACCAACATGCTGGCCAGTTCTTTACGCCCTACGGTCTTTGCGAAATGATGGCTAAAATGACTTTCGACAAAGGGATTCAACGGACTATCGATGAAAAAGGCCACATGACCCTTCAGGAGCCTGCCTGTGGATCTGGAGCGATGGTAATCGCCTTTGCAATGGCTATGTATTCGTACAAGATCAACTACCAGCATTGTTTGCACGTCTCGGCTATTGATATCGATATACGGTGCGTGCACATGACCTATGTACAGTTTTCACTACTACACATCCCAGCTGTGGTCTATGCCGGCAACACGCTCACGATGGAAATGAGGGAATCCTGGTATACGCCTGCGCACATTATGGGAGGTTGGGATTGGAGGCTAAGGAGCACTGCAAAGCCAGTTCCGGAAGCGGCAATTCTGCCCATTAAAACCGAAACGGTCTGCATCGATACAACGCCAAAAGAAAGCCCCAAAACAGCTAGAAAAGTGGCTAATGCTGGCCAATTAACTCTGTTCTAA
- a CDS encoding KilA-N domain-containing protein, protein MHIQLGTSELDIRSEANGLVSLTDLWKSMGSPDKKSPTDWQERESTIDLIDTLTAVLNTPKMGVLKASRGRYGGTWAHKNLALSYAKWLSPELHLAVNQAFLERLDEEANPELAIQRGTERAVRKWKADGKSDKWIEARLKGVATRNSFTKTLAAHGVKYGGFKVCTNAIYTPLYGGTAEVVRLKKGLPEKVNIRENVSALELKAIEFAEAMAQENIDAMNLKGNAQCELACTHASRSVAKALIDNKKLA, encoded by the coding sequence ATGCATATTCAGCTAGGTACTTCTGAACTTGATATTCGATCTGAAGCCAATGGGTTGGTTAGTTTAACTGACCTCTGGAAAAGCATGGGCAGCCCCGATAAAAAATCGCCCACCGACTGGCAGGAACGGGAATCGACTATCGATTTAATTGACACACTGACTGCCGTTTTAAATACCCCAAAAATGGGGGTTTTAAAAGCAAGCCGCGGTCGATATGGTGGAACATGGGCACACAAGAATTTGGCACTCTCTTATGCCAAATGGTTAAGCCCTGAACTGCACCTGGCCGTTAACCAGGCTTTTCTGGAACGACTCGACGAAGAGGCCAATCCCGAACTCGCCATTCAACGTGGCACGGAACGCGCCGTTCGCAAATGGAAAGCCGATGGTAAGTCTGACAAATGGATCGAGGCTCGACTGAAAGGGGTGGCCACCCGCAACAGCTTCACCAAAACGCTGGCTGCGCATGGTGTCAAGTACGGCGGCTTCAAAGTCTGCACCAATGCCATATATACGCCCCTGTATGGGGGAACGGCCGAGGTAGTTCGGCTTAAAAAAGGGCTACCCGAAAAAGTAAATATTCGTGAAAACGTCAGTGCACTGGAACTGAAAGCCATTGAGTTCGCCGAAGCGATGGCTCAGGAGAATATTGACGCCATGAATTTGAAAGGCAATGCCCAATGTGAGCTGGCTTGTACTCATGCCAGCCGATCGGTGGCCAAGGCACTAATTGATAACAAAAAACTAGCCTGA
- a CDS encoding ASCH domain-containing protein translates to MRIITLYQPYATLMMLGLKTNETRNRRTLVRGTLGIHAAAAIPNWCRLKMNEASFKSALKDVELPTGKILGTVELIGSMRTEEWLLSQSDIIEGFYTAAVWNEIAFGDYSANRWAWQTINPTPFETPIPAKGSQGFWFFDLPNEVIQQD, encoded by the coding sequence ATGAGAATCATAACGCTATATCAGCCCTATGCAACTTTGATGATGTTAGGGCTAAAGACTAACGAAACCCGCAATAGACGGACGTTGGTTCGTGGTACGCTTGGCATTCATGCCGCTGCGGCTATTCCGAACTGGTGTAGGCTGAAGATGAATGAAGCGTCGTTCAAGTCAGCACTGAAAGATGTGGAGTTGCCGACCGGAAAGATATTGGGCACGGTTGAATTGATTGGCTCGATGCGAACGGAAGAATGGCTGCTTAGTCAGTCCGATATCATTGAAGGATTCTACACGGCCGCTGTGTGGAATGAAATCGCATTTGGTGATTATTCCGCTAACCGGTGGGCTTGGCAGACAATCAATCCGACACCCTTTGAAACGCCTATCCCAGCTAAGGGGTCACAAGGTTTCTGGTTTTTCGACCTTCCCAATGAAGTTATTCAGCAGGACTAA
- a CDS encoding carbohydrate-binding protein: MKKFLSLLSVLCLAISGWAQTTVTEHLIVQYPPGTNVYKMTAVRNTSTFPSNNQGWIDFLNAIKLNQIERIAENGCPLAVGVPTPITLPTCSTTTAPSWVTGLRYKYESPQKLRFEARGTIGQAKFARVDGQAFTINNPGGVPITNDQYYGYGSITGDADGYDRQWEINIPAVALNVTFQKAGGTETYVLNLTPSLSAGTVQVIGTTSNPGSGTTTITYNQSFAAYQASGSGTIYDKPGATDSKIKDGEITYTVPNIPAPGSYTVALSYQSNTNPPVAQISVNGGTATNFNLAATGGVLTSISTTVPGFTTGTNSVKVTPAGDYFAQDKITVSRTGTVLAPNCGYTVAVNSPSTSCGGNVTLTATASGTGATGLTYAWTGPNNYVGSGASIAIAAAQSNGTYDYIVTATKAGCSVQATATVSVSGCVSVNPPTTAMRGGYAEGTLSELYAFAPFVPDQNQIVSWSDRTEKTQQNSRIRFGIHKSIGASITRIEDVRVSENMVNTWNRDSNDPDLWDKGRSGDAWAYGTPKDYREGTQSTKDSGDDTGYNGIPAGDRYAHQNPVDYYQRKNVVGYGDVDYTRTVTMMWSMDRVRTKYVRHAWYWLEGETIRYFYIYENNRDDNQMRFQGSQQELPGIYTSANYYHHKVELGSNGDVAEVTSPPPGNPPNNQTDTGTKNTTKNYMGSYRDDGYGITIFSPYTSRFNGKQFNSRFGNYQSLASSYINCAPFTDLDSPRKVAFSGYIHVGTNAEFKSWQAAHSSIELLPFATNFAGGKFNGWSSVDAKTKAENGKVVFYITDVNPTSITDQNPSGTRGEGKFNSQYGNWSASSLNTIYLNVESVGVSQLEIGWIKAGQDDNAAASQRKLINITNPNSPQTLTINMAGTSGWDGTIVRFFIGTPVSLRPSMTGSERFVPNWINTVNSAPAN, from the coding sequence ATGAAAAAATTCCTCTCCCTTTTGTCCGTACTGTGTCTGGCCATTTCGGGCTGGGCACAGACGACGGTCACTGAACACCTGATCGTTCAGTATCCACCCGGCACGAACGTCTACAAAATGACGGCCGTGCGCAATACGAGCACCTTCCCGTCCAACAATCAGGGCTGGATTGATTTCCTGAATGCCATCAAGCTGAATCAGATTGAACGGATTGCAGAAAATGGCTGTCCGCTTGCGGTGGGTGTACCCACGCCGATTACGCTGCCTACCTGCTCGACCACCACCGCTCCCAGCTGGGTAACGGGCCTGCGCTACAAATACGAGTCTCCTCAGAAACTACGCTTTGAGGCCAGAGGCACAATTGGGCAGGCCAAATTCGCTCGGGTGGATGGGCAAGCATTCACGATCAATAACCCAGGCGGTGTACCCATTACCAATGATCAGTATTATGGCTATGGGTCAATAACCGGCGATGCCGATGGCTATGATCGTCAATGGGAAATCAACATTCCTGCGGTTGCGCTGAATGTCACATTTCAGAAAGCTGGAGGTACCGAAACGTATGTGCTCAATCTAACGCCATCGCTCAGCGCAGGCACGGTGCAGGTCATTGGAACCACCTCCAATCCGGGATCAGGTACGACAACGATTACCTATAATCAGAGTTTTGCGGCTTATCAGGCATCGGGTTCCGGAACAATTTATGATAAACCAGGGGCCACCGATAGTAAAATCAAGGACGGTGAAATTACCTATACGGTGCCGAATATTCCGGCTCCAGGCAGCTACACGGTTGCCCTGTCGTATCAGTCCAATACGAATCCACCCGTCGCTCAGATCAGCGTCAATGGCGGCACGGCAACCAATTTCAATCTGGCCGCTACAGGCGGAGTGCTGACGAGCATCAGCACGACGGTGCCCGGTTTTACAACGGGTACCAATTCGGTGAAGGTTACCCCAGCGGGCGACTATTTCGCCCAGGATAAAATCACGGTGAGTCGGACGGGAACGGTTTTAGCCCCGAATTGTGGCTATACCGTGGCCGTAAACTCACCATCCACGAGTTGTGGGGGCAATGTGACGCTAACCGCTACGGCTTCCGGAACGGGTGCCACTGGCCTGACCTATGCCTGGACAGGGCCAAACAATTACGTAGGCTCAGGAGCCTCGATTGCCATCGCAGCGGCTCAGTCGAATGGCACCTATGACTATATCGTCACAGCGACCAAAGCCGGGTGTTCGGTACAGGCAACAGCGACCGTGAGTGTGTCGGGCTGTGTATCGGTTAATCCGCCCACAACAGCCATGCGAGGCGGGTATGCGGAGGGTACGCTCTCGGAGTTGTATGCGTTTGCACCCTTTGTGCCTGATCAGAATCAGATTGTCAGCTGGTCCGATCGCACCGAAAAAACGCAGCAAAATTCACGGATTCGGTTCGGCATTCACAAGAGTATCGGGGCCAGTATCACCCGCATTGAGGATGTTCGGGTTAGTGAAAACATGGTCAACACCTGGAATCGGGATTCAAATGATCCGGATCTCTGGGATAAAGGACGTTCAGGTGATGCCTGGGCCTATGGTACACCAAAGGACTATAGAGAAGGTACTCAGAGTACGAAAGACAGTGGTGATGATACCGGCTATAATGGTATCCCGGCGGGTGACCGCTACGCCCATCAGAATCCAGTCGATTACTACCAGCGCAAAAATGTTGTCGGCTACGGGGATGTAGACTATACCCGGACCGTGACCATGATGTGGTCCATGGATCGGGTGCGTACCAAATATGTCCGTCATGCCTGGTACTGGCTGGAGGGGGAAACCATCCGGTATTTCTACATCTATGAGAATAACCGGGATGATAACCAGATGCGTTTTCAGGGCAGTCAGCAGGAGCTGCCTGGCATCTATACATCGGCCAATTACTACCACCATAAGGTAGAGCTGGGTAGCAATGGCGATGTGGCTGAGGTTACCTCTCCGCCACCGGGAAACCCGCCAAACAACCAGACCGACACCGGAACCAAGAATACGACTAAAAACTATATGGGTAGCTATCGAGACGATGGCTATGGTATTACCATTTTTAGCCCCTATACGAGTCGATTCAACGGAAAGCAGTTCAACAGCCGCTTTGGTAATTACCAAAGCCTGGCCAGCTCCTACATCAACTGTGCCCCATTCACGGATCTGGATTCACCTCGTAAAGTGGCCTTTTCAGGCTACATCCATGTAGGTACCAACGCTGAATTTAAAAGCTGGCAGGCCGCTCATAGCTCCATCGAGCTGTTACCCTTCGCTACCAATTTCGCGGGTGGGAAATTTAACGGCTGGTCATCGGTCGATGCGAAAACGAAAGCCGAAAATGGCAAGGTGGTTTTTTACATCACCGATGTCAATCCGACTTCGATCACGGATCAAAATCCAAGCGGTACCCGTGGTGAGGGGAAATTTAACAGCCAGTACGGCAACTGGTCAGCCTCCAGTCTGAACACCATCTACCTCAATGTGGAGTCCGTTGGTGTGTCTCAGTTAGAAATTGGCTGGATCAAAGCGGGTCAGGATGACAATGCTGCCGCTTCTCAGCGTAAGCTGATCAACATCACCAACCCGAATTCACCGCAAACGCTCACGATCAACATGGCGGGTACGTCTGGCTGGGATGGGACGATCGTCCGATTCTTCATTGGTACGCCAGTCAGTTTACGCCCCAGCATGACGGGTAGCGAGCGTTTCGTGCCCAACTGGATCAATACGGTCAATTCGGCGCCCGCCAACTAA
- a CDS encoding DUF6794 domain-containing protein — protein sequence MYTLENLYQELSKLTPEQRQQPARILGEKFNQNIDSVWILNEDHINPTSDGWEPKSVYAQEEGYDDEPIVGIKGDIYLTCIPGMVVEPSSTTPDQPKPPLPITLNEAVDYLLPRFQGMEKYLKDGENDFAAFCHSQLSGGIGMQIRNELKLWVHESPIHQHFLADHQLVHPDEMSDLIIRHIYRKMASANAPAQTPQN from the coding sequence ATGTATACACTCGAAAATTTATATCAGGAGCTAAGTAAACTTACGCCTGAGCAACGCCAGCAGCCAGCTCGCATACTTGGGGAAAAATTCAATCAGAATATTGATTCTGTATGGATATTGAACGAAGACCACATAAATCCAACCAGTGATGGCTGGGAGCCCAAGTCTGTTTATGCTCAGGAAGAGGGCTATGATGATGAACCCATTGTTGGTATAAAAGGCGATATCTATTTGACCTGCATACCTGGTATGGTGGTAGAACCTTCATCGACTACCCCCGATCAGCCTAAGCCTCCCTTACCGATAACCCTCAACGAGGCCGTTGATTACCTACTGCCACGTTTTCAAGGGATGGAAAAGTACCTGAAAGACGGTGAAAATGATTTTGCCGCATTCTGTCATTCTCAGCTGAGTGGTGGCATCGGGATGCAGATCCGGAATGAGTTGAAATTGTGGGTGCATGAATCCCCCATCCATCAGCACTTTCTGGCTGATCATCAATTAGTCCATCCAGACGAAATGAGCGATTTGATTATTCGGCACATCTATCGAAAAATGGCTTCAGCCAACGCCCCTGCCCAAACGCCTCAAAATTAG
- a CDS encoding glycoside hydrolase family 19 protein — translation MKALTVDLLVRCGAVRSGAEKYVALLNELLPYYKITTHLRVSHFLAQVLHECDSMKTAEEYASGAAYEGREDLGNSEPGDGMRFKGRGLIQLTGRKNYAAFAEKFGVDCMNHPELIAEPRWAVASALNFWNVNKLNGWADMDRVYQISCLINIGHIPLPNEKRQFPNGWVERQALVRRCKGVLAEMF, via the coding sequence ATGAAAGCACTAACAGTTGATCTACTGGTTCGCTGCGGAGCTGTCCGGTCGGGAGCCGAGAAGTACGTCGCCCTGTTGAACGAACTACTTCCCTATTACAAGATCACGACCCATCTGCGGGTATCGCATTTTCTGGCGCAAGTGCTGCATGAGTGCGACTCGATGAAAACTGCAGAAGAATATGCGTCAGGGGCAGCCTACGAAGGTAGAGAGGACTTAGGGAATAGTGAACCCGGCGACGGAATGCGCTTTAAAGGGCGTGGCTTGATTCAGTTAACGGGCCGAAAGAACTACGCAGCGTTTGCGGAGAAATTCGGCGTAGACTGCATGAACCATCCGGAATTGATCGCCGAACCTCGCTGGGCAGTAGCCTCAGCATTGAACTTCTGGAACGTCAATAAATTAAATGGCTGGGCCGATATGGATAGGGTTTATCAGATTAGCTGTCTGATCAATATTGGCCATATACCTCTGCCAAATGAAAAACGTCAATTTCCCAACGGATGGGTAGAGCGTCAGGCATTAGTCAGGCGATGTAAGGGCGTATTGGCTGAGATGTTTTGA
- a CDS encoding LexA family transcriptional regulator — protein sequence METPASRIQSLMDEDKLNQTELAEKINKSRGLVSSYLNPDNKPSDIFLRTIEDELGWSARWIRTGIGPKRLWNKPANQSSAYTQEPISPYNAQPRDNGGRLNMWVVPARAQAGFINGFAKRLFAEQIQRVSFPMIQGECFCFEVEGFSMFPDYVPGSYVVSTLLEDWTWMRKGKIYVFQTDEGIIVKAYENTVDETVYLSSSNPTYNPVAPISLRELRQVYNIEFKVEKPRV from the coding sequence ATGGAAACCCCTGCATCCCGGATTCAAAGTCTCATGGATGAGGATAAGTTAAATCAAACTGAACTGGCTGAAAAAATTAACAAGTCAAGAGGTTTAGTCAGTAGTTACTTGAATCCTGATAATAAACCTAGTGACATTTTTTTGAGAACTATCGAGGATGAACTTGGATGGTCAGCCCGATGGATTCGAACGGGTATAGGGCCGAAACGGCTCTGGAACAAGCCGGCCAATCAAAGTTCGGCTTATACGCAAGAGCCCATTTCACCTTATAACGCACAGCCTAGAGACAACGGCGGACGGCTAAATATGTGGGTCGTACCTGCTCGTGCGCAGGCTGGATTTATTAATGGCTTCGCTAAACGTTTATTCGCTGAACAGATTCAGCGTGTTAGTTTCCCTATGATACAGGGTGAATGTTTTTGTTTTGAGGTAGAAGGCTTTTCGATGTTCCCTGATTATGTGCCAGGTAGCTATGTTGTATCAACTTTATTAGAAGATTGGACTTGGATGAGAAAAGGGAAAATCTATGTGTTTCAGACCGACGAAGGTATTATCGTGAAGGCGTACGAAAATACGGTTGATGAAACTGTTTACCTGAGTAGCAGTAACCCAACCTATAATCCTGTCGCCCCTATTTCTTTAAGAGAGCTACGGCAGGTGTATAACATCGAATTTAAAGTCGAAAAACCGAGGGTATAA
- a CDS encoding P-loop NTPase family protein, with amino-acid sequence MKPTPSLTPVNPTPAPSEKSSEPTTAPKNLSEVVALSDELLNEHLGIPDPDQQKAYELTQQRIEERRNKFYGKTSFVQPIDYDKLSPDGRAHRAKVGADPVATMRNVSRLDSILGKVAALRKPGRNQVLPFEEAQVIVRAIYETDLAGRERKPYWTTESFAVVDEVTKYFIGDPTSQIPLSKNLYVYGSVGVGKTYLFRMMAVLCEVVPIKDMAFRMVSTKRLMRAISSAKSLNPIAKIEQGNWLIDELGGEKKLVKVYGDQEDPMDYLINSIYESYIDYGKKTHFTSNKVPDELEAIYGTRNYDRFCEMVEAVYFPGKSIRIDPNLIDDEE; translated from the coding sequence ATGAAGCCGACTCCGTCCCTAACTCCAGTCAATCCGACGCCAGCCCCCAGCGAGAAATCATCCGAACCGACTACGGCCCCCAAAAATTTAAGCGAAGTAGTAGCACTTAGTGATGAGCTACTCAATGAACATCTGGGTATACCGGATCCGGATCAACAGAAAGCCTATGAGCTAACTCAGCAGCGCATCGAGGAACGTCGAAACAAATTTTACGGCAAAACGTCCTTCGTTCAGCCCATCGATTACGATAAGCTATCACCGGACGGTCGGGCCCACCGGGCCAAAGTGGGCGCTGATCCGGTCGCCACGATGCGCAATGTTAGCCGACTGGATAGCATCCTCGGCAAAGTAGCTGCTCTTCGCAAGCCAGGTCGCAATCAGGTGTTGCCCTTTGAGGAAGCGCAGGTGATTGTTCGGGCCATTTACGAAACTGATTTGGCAGGCCGAGAGCGGAAACCTTATTGGACAACCGAAAGCTTTGCTGTCGTCGATGAAGTGACCAAATACTTTATCGGCGACCCAACAAGCCAGATTCCTTTATCCAAAAATCTGTATGTCTATGGCTCAGTCGGCGTGGGTAAAACCTACCTGTTTCGCATGATGGCCGTGCTCTGCGAGGTAGTACCCATCAAGGATATGGCGTTTCGGATGGTCAGCACTAAGCGGCTTATGCGGGCGATCAGTAGCGCCAAGAGCCTGAATCCAATTGCCAAAATTGAACAGGGCAACTGGCTGATTGACGAATTAGGCGGTGAAAAGAAGTTGGTCAAGGTCTACGGTGATCAGGAAGACCCGATGGACTATCTGATCAATAGCATCTATGAATCCTACATCGACTACGGCAAAAAGACGCATTTCACCTCCAATAAGGTGCCTGACGAACTCGAAGCGATTTACGGAACCCGCAATTATGACCGGTTCTGCGAAATGGTCGAAGCCGTTTATTTCCCCGGTAAATCCATCCGTATCGACCCTAACCTTATCGATGATGAAGAATAA
- a CDS encoding DUF4494 domain-containing protein encodes MPNWFLGKIRYQQPIDDSNVGSRKDEFIKQKTITEAYLVDAVSYTDAEARLYQEIAANTPDFEITNITRMKLADVFYHDDGGETWFKVKAVFITDDEKTGKQKKTPSVMLVNAETPKQAYERVELSLKTALDPFEITDVNTTKILEIFPYTEESESTIVDEQTGEVTNHRPSAQWAQLKDGLRKARSIANTMVKGLAKEGISVSVKGPGESEYQQLKDG; translated from the coding sequence ATGCCTAATTGGTTCCTCGGCAAAATCCGCTATCAGCAACCCATCGACGATTCGAATGTCGGGTCTCGGAAGGATGAATTTATCAAGCAAAAAACGATTACAGAGGCTTATCTGGTTGATGCTGTCAGTTACACCGACGCTGAAGCTCGCTTATATCAGGAAATCGCAGCAAATACGCCTGACTTTGAGATTACCAACATTACCCGCATGAAACTCGCCGATGTCTTTTACCATGATGACGGTGGTGAGACCTGGTTTAAAGTGAAGGCGGTATTTATTACTGACGACGAAAAAACGGGTAAACAGAAGAAAACGCCGAGCGTGATGCTGGTGAATGCTGAAACGCCTAAACAGGCCTACGAACGTGTAGAGTTGAGCTTGAAAACCGCTCTTGATCCGTTCGAAATTACGGACGTCAACACGACTAAAATACTGGAGATTTTCCCCTATACAGAGGAATCTGAATCAACAATCGTCGATGAGCAGACGGGTGAGGTCACCAATCATCGGCCTTCTGCCCAATGGGCGCAGCTAAAAGACGGTTTGCGTAAAGCCAGATCCATTGCCAATACCATGGTTAAGGGCTTAGCTAAGGAGGGCATCAGTGTCAGCGTTAAAGGGCCAGGTGAGTCTGAATATCAACAGCTGAAAGATGGCTAA
- a CDS encoding SGNH/GDSL hydrolase family protein, whose product MKTILALLLLASTALAQSIPNRQVDIGVLPPVKVTNTDLHIRSVDDRAYRILKEGHLPNMSYASTQTGASRTTRTPGSSGPSTTFTVTPGCVLADGELIIQSDQPLAFGGYIKHGNYSESNTVGGAAIPLNVIAGPGNVYKAILPKYLYEGAKITLNSQYLAPRIVSDSIKSAAVTAMINGTEFTNHQVWNAKKVWLNIGDSMSGANAMGNDAGGKRYMGRWHYSFVGVDSLIAEGKITRLVNRHLDSGTSTDLVEAIRNGTLDDIPFDLLTVFVGFNNATATITQQFTDELNEIIRWRNRQWNIRLQDDPTIQKPSIVLIGMPVTDKTPYVSNVAGYRSAMSALVSTANRVYYYDASNAYSLNATATADVNISSTDRTATNRVHPSGIGSTLIGKGLYTVIKTTPFYSSF is encoded by the coding sequence ATGAAAACGATACTCGCACTCCTGCTTTTGGCCAGTACTGCCCTGGCTCAATCCATTCCAAACCGTCAAGTCGATATTGGCGTATTGCCCCCGGTTAAGGTTACCAATACCGATTTACACATTCGCTCGGTGGATGATCGGGCGTATCGCATTCTAAAAGAGGGACACTTGCCCAATATGTCGTACGCTAGTACACAGACAGGAGCGAGTCGCACGACGCGCACACCTGGTAGTTCGGGTCCCTCGACAACGTTTACCGTTACACCAGGTTGTGTGCTGGCTGATGGCGAATTGATTATTCAATCGGATCAGCCGTTGGCGTTTGGGGGCTATATAAAACATGGAAACTACTCAGAATCCAATACGGTCGGCGGAGCAGCTATTCCGTTGAATGTGATTGCTGGACCGGGCAATGTCTACAAAGCCATATTACCCAAATACCTCTATGAAGGCGCTAAAATTACGCTCAATAGTCAGTACCTGGCTCCCCGAATTGTTAGTGATTCGATTAAGTCCGCAGCTGTCACGGCCATGATTAACGGGACTGAATTTACGAATCATCAGGTCTGGAATGCGAAAAAGGTCTGGCTTAACATTGGCGATAGCATGTCGGGTGCCAATGCGATGGGGAATGACGCTGGAGGTAAACGCTATATGGGCCGCTGGCATTATTCATTCGTCGGTGTAGACAGCTTAATTGCTGAAGGAAAAATTACGCGTTTGGTCAATCGACATCTCGATTCCGGAACATCCACGGATCTGGTGGAAGCTATTCGAAATGGTACACTCGATGACATTCCATTTGATTTGCTGACTGTCTTTGTGGGATTTAATAATGCTACAGCTACCATCACGCAACAGTTCACCGATGAGCTCAATGAGATTATTCGCTGGCGCAATCGGCAATGGAACATTCGACTTCAGGATGATCCTACGATTCAAAAACCATCCATTGTATTGATCGGAATGCCCGTCACCGACAAAACGCCCTATGTGTCTAACGTAGCGGGTTATCGATCAGCAATGAGTGCACTGGTCAGCACAGCAAACCGGGTCTATTACTACGATGCGAGTAATGCGTATTCACTCAACGCTACAGCCACAGCTGATGTAAATATTTCCAGTACCGATCGCACGGCTACCAACCGGGTGCACCCTAGTGGCATCGGCAGCACGCTCATCGGAAAAGGGCTATACACCGTGATTAAGACAACGCCTTTCTACAGTTCATTCTGA